One Flavobacterium cerinum genomic window, CTTTTTCAACTTCAGAACCGATCGCGGACGTCAGCTTACAGAAGCTTTATCTCAGAAAGATTTTCACGAGCAGAATATGCACAAACTGAATCTGTATTATGTGACGATGACCAATTATGACGATACCTATCACAACGTACACGTTATTTACGATAAAGAGAATATCACAGAAACGTTAGGTGAAATCCTCGAAAAAAACCATAAAAAACAAATCCGGATTGCTGAAACGGAAAAGTATCCGCACGTTACCTTTTTCTTTTCCGGCGGTCGCGAAGAACCGTTTACAGGAGAAAGCCGAATTCTTTGTCCGTCACCTAAAGTGGCGACTTATGATTTAAAACCGGAGATGAGCGCTTTTGATCTTAAAGATGCGCTGCTTCCGGAATTACAAAAGAAAGAAGTTGATTTTGTATGCTTAAACTTTGCTAACGGAGACATGGTAGGTCATACCGGAGTCATGGAAGCTGCAATTAAAGCTTGTGAAGCTGTCGATAGCTGTGTCAAAGAAGTAATCGAAACAGCACTGGAAAACGATTATACCACAATCGTAATCGCCGACCACGGTAATTGTGAAACCATGATCAATCCGGACGGAACTCCGAATACGGCACATACAACCAATCCGGTTCCGATTATTCTTGTTGATAAAGACCTACAGTTTATCGATAATGGAATTTTAGGGGATATTGCACCGACGATACTGGAATTAATGGGTATTGAAAAACCCGCAGTAATGACACAACGTTCGTTACTTCATCCGGTTAAATAATAAAAAAAGCTCCTTACGGAGCTTTTTTTATTTAAAATGACTTAATTCATAATACGCTTTATCAATCCACTCCCGATGATCCGGATGTGCAATTTTAACCAATTCATTCGCTCGCTGTTTCAGGGTCTTTCCGTATAAGTCGGCTATCCCGTATTCGGTTACAACATATTGGACGTGAGAACGCGTTGT contains:
- the gpmI gene encoding 2,3-bisphosphoglycerate-independent phosphoglycerate mutase, which gives rise to MKKKVILMILDGWGKSPDPKVSAIDNANTPFIDSLYTRYPNASLRTDGLNVGLPEGQMGNSEVGHMNLGAGRIIYQDLAKINLAVQNKTLNHEKVLLDAFAYAKNNNKNVHFLGLVSDGGVHSHTSHLKGLLDSAQDYGLEKVFVHAFTDGRDVDPKSGARYIEDLQNYLHQSSARLASIVGRYYAMDRDKRWERIKKAYDLIVNGKGTPSQNPVLSVLASYHNNITDEFIEPIVVVDDNQHPIATIQEDDVVIFFNFRTDRGRQLTEALSQKDFHEQNMHKLNLYYVTMTNYDDTYHNVHVIYDKENITETLGEILEKNHKKQIRIAETEKYPHVTFFFSGGREEPFTGESRILCPSPKVATYDLKPEMSAFDLKDALLPELQKKEVDFVCLNFANGDMVGHTGVMEAAIKACEAVDSCVKEVIETALENDYTTIVIADHGNCETMINPDGTPNTAHTTNPVPIILVDKDLQFIDNGILGDIAPTILELMGIEKPAVMTQRSLLHPVK